Below is a genomic region from Streptomyces sp. NBC_00461.
CTGACGCTGACGCTCGGCGGCCCGAGCACGGCCCCCGCGGTCGCCGCACCCCGCGCGCTCGTCGTCCAGGCCGACTCCACCCCCGTACCCCTGGATCAGCTCGCCGGCCGGGCACAGCAGCAGATCGCCGCGGACGGTGCGCCGAAGCTGCGCAAGGGCACGCACGTGCAGTCCTGGAGCATGGGCATGAGCGAGGACAAGCCCCCGATCACGCTGCCGGAGGAACGAATCGTGCGCTGGAAGGCCGACGGCAGCCACACCGAGCTGGTGGTGGCGACCGACCCGCGACACCCCGGCCGGCCGGTCCTGCGCGACGAGGGCGGCGATCCGCACCTGGTCGAGGACGGCCATGTCATCAGCAGCCAGACGTATCCGCCGAGTTGGAGCGACGCGCCGCCCGAGTCGCCCCCTCCGGCCGACCCGGCCCGGCTGCGGGCCTATCTGCAGGAAGCCGCGTACACCCACCACACTGGGCTGACGACTCCCGAACTCCTCGACGTCGTCGCCGAGTTGCTGGACCACTGGACCCTCGGCGCCCGGGAGTCCGCGACGCTTGCCCGGCTTCTGGCGGACGCCGAGGGGCTGCGCCCGGTCGGCCAGGTGACCGACCGGCTCGGGCGGCGCGGCCAGGCGTACGTGTACGACGCTCCCGGCAACCGCCGGATGCTGATCATGGACCCGTCCACCGGCGCCGTGCTCGGCCTGGAGACCGTCCTGACCAAGGCCGAGCCCGAGTACGGCGTCAGGGCCGGCGATGTCGAGTCGTACAGCGCCTGGATGCGCTGATCACACTCCGAGCTGCCGGGCGGCGGCATCGACGGTCTGCTCCAGCAGCGTGGCGATCGTCATCGGACCGACACCGCCCGGCACGGGAGTGATGAGACCGGCACGCTCCACGGCGGAGTCGAAGTCCACGTCGCCCACGTTGCCCGGGTTGTAGCCGGCATCGATCACGACGGCGCCGGGCTTGACGTCCTCGCCCCGGATCAGCCGCGGCCGCCCCACGGCGGCCACCACGATGTCGGCCTCCCCGGACCACGGAGGACAGGTCCCGGGTGCGCGAGTGGCAGTACGTCACCGTCGCGTCGCGGGCGAGCAGCAGCATGCCGACCGGCTTGCCGAGGATGGCGCTGCGGCCCACGACGACGGCCCGCTTGCCGGACGGGTCGACGTCGTACGCGTCGAGCAGCCGCATGATGCCGCCCGGCGTGCACGACACGAAGCCCGGCAGGCCGAAACTCATCGTCGCGAAGGAGGCGAAGGTGACGCCGTCGACGTCCTTCTCGGGCGCGATCGCCTCGAACGCGGCCCGCTCGTCGATGTGTTCACCCATCGGGTGCTGCAGCAGGATGCCGTGCACGCCGGGATCGTCGGACAGTGAGCGCAGGGTGGCGACGAGTTCCTCGGTGGTCGTGGCCGCGGGCAGTTCCACGTGCCGGGATTCGATGCCGGCCTTGCG
It encodes:
- a CDS encoding CU044_5270 family protein, encoding MADELELLRRANPAPSDGPHYGDGPLDHHAERRLNQLLHERPPGRRRTRLVWSLAATAVVAATVLTLTLGGPSTAPAVAAPRALVVQADSTPVPLDQLAGRAQQQIAADGAPKLRKGTHVQSWSMGMSEDKPPITLPEERIVRWKADGSHTELVVATDPRHPGRPVLRDEGGDPHLVEDGHVISSQTYPPSWSDAPPESPPPADPARLRAYLQEAAYTHHTGLTTPELLDVVAELLDHWTLGARESATLARLLADAEGLRPVGQVTDRLGRRGQAYVYDAPGNRRMLIMDPSTGAVLGLETVLTKAEPEYGVRAGDVESYSAWMR